AGATTGAATATGCATTTAGTGTCTTTCCCGCTGCTAAGAGAGCATCCAACACCATATCGTAGCTTGCAAAATCTATGTTACAGTGTCTCTCCAATGCAAAATCTAACAACTTGAGAGCCGCAATTGTCTTTCCTTTCTCGCAGAGAACAGATAGAATACTATCGAAGTTAGGACTATTACTCATTTGCATCAATAGGTCAATTCTTCCCAGGGCTTCCTCCACATGACCCCTCGTAAGAAGAACTTCCAAGATTTTGTCAACCAAATCCAGGTTCTCTATAACCCCCTTCTCCAGCATAGTCTTCATCACCCGACTAGCAGTTTGAACTCTCCCATCGTCAAGCAAACTCTCCATGACTGCCCTGAAAAGTGAAGGAGATGGAATATGGCCATCTTCAGACATACTATCGAGGGCTGTTTTAGCATCAGCTGGCTCACCTCTACGCAAGTAGCTTTCAATGAGCAATCTGTAAGCTTCTGCATCTCGGGGGACTCCTCTCCTGAgcatgatttttaaaatttcaaaagcagAATCAGAAGAACCTTCCTTGGCATGTCCACGGATCAAATTATTTAAGGCCTCTTGATCTTGAACACCCATTTTCATCAATTGCCGCAAAAAGATTTCTGCTTTTGCTGTCTGTCCATGTCTGCAGAGGTACTCAATCATTGGGTTATAAGCAGTGGACTCTATTTCCAATGTACTTTGTGGCCTCAAGATGATTTCCTTCTCAATCAGTTTATCCAACAGCTTAACTGCTTGATCATACTCCTTAGCCCTGCAAAAGTTCTCTATTAAAATGCCATAATGTCCAGCTTCTGTTGGAATGCTCAGCCTAATCATCGCCTTGAGCACATCCATAGCTGCATTCAAGTCCCCTGCTTCGCACTGGCAAGACAACAGCTTCATGAAGATCGAATTGTCCTTCGGAGCAATGAATCTTTCGACCATCTCCTTCAAAATGCTTTGTGCTTCAGCCATTTTCCCAGCATCGCACAACCCTGGCAACAGAGTAGAAAATGTGACAGCATTGGGCTTAATATCAAAAGACCTCATCTCCTCCAACAACCTCAGTCCATCATCAATTCTCTCTGTGGCAACATACCCTTTTATCATTGTAGTATAACTTATAACCGTTGGAGCTATGTTCTTCCCCTTCATCTCTACAAACAACTTCTCTGCCTCCTCCATCTTTTTGAACCGATAGTACCCATTAATCATCGTATTATATGTGACAACATCAGGTGATATTCCTCTGCTTTTCATATCCTCATAGAACCGATTTGCTGTCTCCAACCTCAACGACAAGAAGAACCCCCAAATCAAAATATTGAAAGTGTGGCGAGTTGGTTCTATTCCTTCACTCAACATTTTATTAAAGTACCTTTTCGCCATCATATATCGACCCCGCCTGAGAATCACCTTAAATAAAGCATCATAAGACTTCAATGTTCTCTCAACACCCAATTCCTTCATCTTCTGGAAAATTTTGACAGCCTCCTGCACAATCCCAGCTTTTCCATAGCTATCAATCAAAATAACAAACATATCCTCATCCCACTCAACACCCTTTTGGGGCATATCTAACAGTATACATCGGGCATGATTGAGCTTGGATACTCGACccaaaatctcaatcattttCAAATGGGTTTCTCGGTTGTGTTGGAACAACCCTGCCCGTTCCACCCACCGGAAAAACTGGAGTGCATGCTCAGTTTTCTTGGCACCATGCAATACATTATAGACAAGTGTGTGATCAAATTCTGGCACAAGATTCCGGATAGAATTCTGTAAACGGGTCGTCCAGGCCCGATTAGCCATCATTCTACATATAATATCCTCTAGTTTTTCTGGCTCAGGACGCTTACCCCTTGGAGTTCTCCGGATTTGGGTTTGCACCGCTGGTTCAGCTTCCGCATTTGGCTTCTCCGTTTCAGATTGTGGGGTCGAAAGGACGGCCTCTGGCTCTGCATTCAGGTTAGGATCTTCAGTAGAGGTACAGAAACGGAGGGGATATACAGAGAATGGGGGAGATATCCTTGAAATGTTTGAATAAACCCTAGGCGTCCATTGAAAGTGTTTAGAAAGAGCGATATGAGCCATTGATAGGAGCTTTAGGATCTGCTCGAgttgaaattgaagaagaagagagctCACAATGAACAAGCTCAGTATTTAGGGTTTAAGCCTTAAGGCAGCGTTTGGCAAAACATCTTCCATTTGCtgtctttgattttcttgttcttttcttttcctctcaaGACTATCTGGGCCTGGCTCCGTCGATAGCTTTTTCAGGGGAAAAATAGGCTAGCCTGCCTTTTGGGCCTTCAATAGTGGGCCTTTATAGACTGACTCGCTTTCTTTGGGCTTAAAATAAGTGGTATCAGTGGGCCTTATAGGCTTGCACCACGAACTTGCTTCTTTCGGCCCAATATATCCACTTATATTGTTTTTATAGACACTGATTGTTGTACGTTTGTACCATGCTTTATTAAGCTCTCCTATCATTCTGAGCATAAACGGAaacattcataaacttacataaatatgtgacatgtatatgtgatttctttaataaaaaaaaaattttcaatctGCATGCCTATCTGACTTGTCAAAtagattatataagtttatggatgaaaaaattatggacgTATATTATTTTGAGAGCATAAAACACTTATAAGCGCTCCTACTACATTTAAGATGAATTTTAAACCCTCATAATATTTTCGATCAACATTAATCTCTCctattattatctttaaattaaatatgctattttcataaaataaataaaaactccaTTTGTTTTCCTTTGACTTGTGACATGAATTTTGCGCTATGTTGTTATTTGCTGCTTAGTTATTGTCAGCACGACTCGACTTCAACTTATTAGGTATTTGTGTACGAAGattaatgtatatatgtattaaaACTATGTACATAATTGAGATACAGTGAACTCAAATCTTGGGACTAATCAAAACTTCCCTAATATAATCTTAAACACTACAGAACCCCAAAAATATCAATCTATTAACGAATTTAGAAAGATTAGATTGTTTTGCTGCGTATTGATTAGGATCACGTTTGGCTACGTGGGGATTTGTCCCCTGTAACGGTAACTCTTAACTGCCCAATAGAGTCATTATATATACTTGAAACTTTATTGgtagttatttattaattaatataaataaaataattatttataggaATAATAAATTGAATCATTTTTTTCCCCGTCAACGTTCAATGAATATGttcaatttaaatataaaaaaaaatctggctTATTTTGCTGGCATAAAATAATGTCTATTTTAAcgttaaaaagaaacaaacaatggTGAGGGAATTGTAGTTGGATGCATTGAATTGGCAGTGACTAGATCAACCATGTTTAGAGAGTTTTGTTTTCCTTATTttaagtattattattattattattatcaatgAATAAGCAAGTCTGAAATAATTAGTCTAGTACAGAACAGAATAATtgatttaatgatttttttaaacgATAAGTTGCGAACCACACGTAATATTAGATGATAAATCGTAGATGTTATTATGGTTGGTTGAGTTTGAGTCTCCAACTATAAAGACTCATAATCAATTAAACAACTTGCTAATACCTTAGCTAATTATCTCTTCAGACTTAGGTGTAAAGAATCTTGACCAAGGTCGGGAATTCGATTAATTTTAAGGTGGCGCGAATATTGCCAAGTGATTTGCATTAGAACTCGACTCAATTAACTAATCGGGTTGGTTTGGACGCGTGCctcattttccatttttatgCAAAGATTGTATGGTGACTAAGGGCATGATTATTACCTACTCAAGAAACTAATTAAATTGTGTAACATCAATGGCTCTTAAAGGGAGAGTGTGAAAATGAGACGACTCTATGAAAGTATACTCAAAATTGGTACAAAAGAAAATTCAGGACCATCACTTCCCATCAACCGACAACAAAGAAAGACAAGAGACTGACCCAAAAATAACACAATAATGCTCACTTTTTTATCCTCTTTGTGATCTAGCTTTCTATTCGAGGGAGGTAGGTGTAAAGATAAAACAATAATATTCGTCTACAATTTTTTTGTAGTGGGCAAAATCAGTGACAAGTAAGATGTAAGCAGTCCTCCACTCGTATAATATATtaagaggttgtttccaggatTTACACTTCTACAACTTAATCACTAAATCACATTGGTGtgaaggtaaaaaaaaatcatctttttTACCGCAGGTTTTATTTCAAACCTAAAACCAGAAGCACGTGAGTTTCTCAATCGTCGTTATGGAGGTCGAAGAATTTCCAATAccccaatctttttttttttcttctctattttttACAACCTACCACTCCTTTGCTTCTTTCAATCTAAAAGAAAGGGCAGTAAAATATTTTCACTTCTTGTTATTGGTTTCCATTACATTATTATTGGGAAAATTTGTTTAAGAACCTTTATTGTTAACCTAAAACAGTAACTATGGCTCGAGTCCACATTAAGGTGCACATGTGCAATGTTGGTAATCAACGGTGGGAAGTGTATCCTACACTTTACAAAATTCACTGGATCCCGGATGTGAGAACTGTGGTATATCTATATATGGTTACTTAAGCAAGTTAAGCCCGGCTCATTGGGTCATTGGTTGCTTTTCTGGATGGATGATTATGAAAGCCGCAGATGGATCATGTGCTGATCCTATTAAGTCAAATGATAATGCATCAGCTGATTTGTCTTTTCACTTCCAATTTTTGGGGTTGGGTTGATTAAAAGTCAATTTCTGATTATGATGTACATCTTGGGGTTATCTTATCTTAATTATTTCTTTACTAATTTTTCTTCCACAGTCAATTTTTGCACAGTATGAAAGATCACTAATGATTTCTTTTTTCAGCGCACAAATAATAGACATTACTAGTTTCTAGTATGTCCGTCGCACTTAGATGACACCATTCTTTTCAAGTATTTAGGGAAGATTCCATAGTCTGTAGCGAGATCGGAATGAGTCAAATTTAGAGTCCGTTTGGTTTGTTTATgcgttttcattttatgttcttaTTTTTCAGGAAACACCTTTTTTCGTTTAATGTTTTCAagtaattttcatatttttcttgttttctaaaATAGACAACTAAACGTATTTTCagaattattttatgttttccgaaaaataaaaaccgaaaatacataaaagacaaacataccaaataatctaataataaattttttttttgctttattaATGCCATTTACTTGAAATCCTTATCCTGGCACATTAGTCACGACATTATTGATTGGTAATGTACTAAATAAAAAGTACAATAAACATggaatatatataattgataattcaaaaaaataaaaaaatggaaaatcttTCATAATTTTCCCTTAATAATATAATCTAAATATGTAGTAAAGTTGCATTATTTTATATAGAGAAATGAGAATTGTAACCATATCTACAAgataatttatcttattttgaGGGGAGTTTATCTTTTACATTTGCATAAAGTTGGATATTAGTTG
The window above is part of the Tripterygium wilfordii isolate XIE 37 chromosome 3, ASM1340144v1, whole genome shotgun sequence genome. Proteins encoded here:
- the LOC119993647 gene encoding pentatricopeptide repeat-containing protein At2g37230-like — translated: MAHIALSKHFQWTPRVYSNISRISPPFSVYPLRFCTSTEDPNLNAEPEAVLSTPQSETEKPNAEAEPAVQTQIRRTPRGKRPEPEKLEDIICRMMANRAWTTRLQNSIRNLVPEFDHTLVYNVLHGAKKTEHALQFFRWVERAGLFQHNRETHLKMIEILGRVSKLNHARCILLDMPQKGVEWDEDMFVILIDSYGKAGIVQEAVKIFQKMKELGVERTLKSYDALFKVILRRGRYMMAKRYFNKMLSEGIEPTRHTFNILIWGFFLSLRLETANRFYEDMKSRGISPDVVTYNTMINGYYRFKKMEEAEKLFVEMKGKNIAPTVISYTTMIKGYVATERIDDGLRLLEEMRSFDIKPNAVTFSTLLPGLCDAGKMAEAQSILKEMVERFIAPKDNSIFMKLLSCQCEAGDLNAAMDVLKAMIRLSIPTEAGHYGILIENFCRAKEYDQAVKLLDKLIEKEIILRPQSTLEIESTAYNPMIEYLCRHGQTAKAEIFLRQLMKMGVQDQEALNNLIRGHAKEGSSDSAFEILKIMLRRGVPRDAEAYRLLIESYLRRGEPADAKTALDSMSEDGHIPSPSLFRAVMESLLDDGRVQTASRVMKTMLEKGVIENLDLVDKILEVLLTRGHVEEALGRIDLLMQMSNSPNFDSILSVLCEKGKTIAALKLLDFALERHCNIDFASYDMVLDALLAAGKTLNAYSILCKIMEKGGVTDWSSCDDLIKTLNQEGNTKQADILSRMIRGEGKARESKRGKKEASVAS